A window from Culex pipiens pallens isolate TS chromosome 3, TS_CPP_V2, whole genome shotgun sequence encodes these proteins:
- the LOC120429651 gene encoding uncharacterized PE-PGRS family protein PE_PGRS54-like, which yields MSEKNSIIASLFVLTLILEVCSATWSTTPGPYYQRFNDGSYNYGYSAGGGFSARQSGTAANEVTGQFSQLLPDGKLVNVRYNAGVGGFRPQVGGGLSTTARPYGFSYNTGDAFHQAAADQSGNVRGNYWYRDPTGGRHDLRYRAGPGIGFVPTGGSLAVPNGLGRRSPFGGTTPRWNDPSVNAFGDDRYSYVDPEATSVGGIHDPNGANSRSPAPTAGTIHHGDGPATGDRSYNFGYRTPDSVRQEGSDGRGNVHGSYAFRNGGGNHDLAYVAGPGIGFQPTGGTLARPNGLGYGGGAYGNDGGRVGSGVTRPTLGSSGGINNAGAINGHSGLGQDGVGHRDPSYNGGGLGNVGASGIGTGGSGSGLSRAGGTPGLTGTGLGTRAGVLDGDAASGLGSAGGFGRGLNSAGNNVGVGTGDRTLASGLAGRAGDGTTGTGLGQRSTTGGGQTGVHGHNLANPNAARGFGGQDYGAGGLAGGSSDGINRSGAHGHYDPDPSLIGNGRGQNAGSAGGHRGLGGSRREGIDYDGGSANVGFGSRGNGAYGGGFGVNGQSGDHQRLGAGGSGTGGYSYGTPSGRSAGGSGTFGSSGSGVDGGGHSAGLSVDPLQSTGSGLQSSGSGSSSGSGGAVVSGEQNDLQRGAEPVQSIQAVGGSSATKGQGIPVIMSK from the exons ATGTCAGAAAAGAACTCAATTATAGCGTCACTGTTCGTCCTCACATTGATCCTGGAAGTATGTTCAGCTACGTGGTCTACCACACCTGGTCCGTACTATCAGCGGTTTAACGACGGATCGTACAATTACGGATACAGTGCCGGCGGAGGATTCAGCGCAAGACAGAGTGGAACTGCCGCGAATGAAGTCACTGGCCAGTTCTCGCAGCTACTTCCGGACGGAAAACTAGTGAATGTGCGATATAACGCCGGCGTTGGAGGTTTCCGGCCACAGGTGGGCGGAGGTTTATCCACTACGGCTAGACCGTACGGATTTTCCTACAACACCGGAGATGCGTTTCATCAAGCTGCGGCAGATCAGAGTGGTAACGTGCGCGGTAACTACTGGTATCGTGATCCAACGGGTGGACGGCATGACTTGCGATACAGGGCAGGTCCAGGTATCGGATTTGTGCCCACTGGAGGCAGCCTTGCGGTTCCCAATGGACTTGGCAGACGATCGCCCTTTGGTGGAACAACTCCACGCTGGAATGATCCGTCGGTGAATGCTTTTGGTGATGATCGTTACTCGTACGTCGATCCGGAAGCCACCAGTGTCGGTGGAATACATGATCCTAACGGTGCCAACAGCAGGTCACCAGCTCCGACTGCGGGTACCATTCACCACGGTGATGGACCGGCAACCGGTGACAGATCGTACAATTTCGGCTATCGTACACCGGACTCCGTCCGGCAGGAGGGTAGCGACGGACGTGGCAACGTGCACGGGTCCTACGCGTTCCGGAATGGCGGCGGCAACCATGATCTGGCTTACGTTGCTGGGCCTGGAATAGGGTTTCAACCGACTGGAGGCACCCTTGCAAGACCTAACGGGCTAGGATACGGCGGAGGTGCGTATGGCAACGACGGAGGCAGAGTTGGAAGTGGTGTAACTCGCCCAACATTGGGATCTTCCGGAGGTATCAACAATGCTGGTGCCATCAACGGACATTCAGGTTTGGGTCAAGATGGAGTTGGACACCGCGATCCATCCTACAACGGTGGTGGGTTAGGGAATGTCGGTGCATCAGGAATAGGAACAGGTGGGTCTGGATCTGGCTTATCCAGAGCTGGAGGAACTCCAGGTCTAACAGGAACAGGTTTGGGAACAAGAGCAGGAGTCCTCGACGGTGATGCTGCATCCGGGCTCGGATCCGCTGGTGGTTTCGGACGGGGACTAAATTCAGCTGGAAACAACGTGGGAGTAGGTACTGGTGATCGAACGTTGGCTTCAGGTTTGGCAGGCCGTGCGGGAGATGGTACTACAGGAACTGGCTTGGGTCAGCGATCAACAACCGGCGGAGGACAAACTGGAGTGCATGGTCATAACCTAGCAAATCCTAATGCAGCGAGAGGCTTCGGAGGTCAGGATTATGGTGCCGGAGGTCTAGCAGGAGGATCTTCGGACGGCATCAATCGATCTGGAGCACATGGTCATTACGATCCGGATCCCTCCCTAATTGGAAATGGACGAGGTCAGAACGCAGGTTCAGCGGGAGGCCATCGAGGTTTGGGAGGATCGAGACGTGAAGGGATCGATTATGATGGCGGCAGTGCAAATGT TGGATTCGGATCACGTGGGAATGGTGCCTACGGAGGTGGCTTCGGAGTTAACGGTCAGAGTGGAGATCATCAACGGTTAGGCGCTGGTGGCTCAGGGACCGGTGGCTATTCCTATGGAACACCCAGTGGAAGATCGGCTGGTGGTTCAGGTACTTTCGGAAGTAGTGGCAGTGGTGTCGACGGAGGTGGACATTCTGCAGGGTTATCCGTTGATCCACTCCAATCTACGGGATCTGGACTTCAAAGTAGTGGATCTGGCAGTTCTTCGGGATCTGGCGGAGCAGTTGTGAGCGGTGAACAAAACGATCTTCAACGAGGCGCGGAACCTGTACAGAGCATTCAAGCAGTTGGAGGAAGTTCGGCAACCAAAGGACAAGGAATCCCAGTGATAATGTCTAAGTAA
- the LOC120430320 gene encoding uncharacterized protein LOC120430320, translating into MKLLLATGVALLSFLSVKSDQSDFNHINSDGSFSFGLKNSETVGGHYHTASGNPKTIVRGRFGSRQPDTGRVEETVYTAGPRGFRARGPKIHRKQNLSQVPRGPIGTPEDPQADPYDDPSYDFQFKTRNYQRREGADSNGRVNGLYTYVDDVGEKHSVRYSAGSGTGFEVANPVPDAPNTIAYESPLYKTHKQVRGKVAFESGPSGSGQYKLLSVGPDQRRSETTGPDGVTRGSYSYLDDKGVQRTVQYIAGAGIGYKVVQSTTGAGSHLLAQPATNFGIAHVEQSEVADNNNPSYNTAPSGPGTFPTSSDRPTAAGFDGARPSGSGGSYDGSRPTGSGYDGAKPDRDGYDSGRPTGPSFDDDFDRKRPSPSGSKTPPSSSTDRPESTENKVRFPDDDSEYGSKPADDSIIGLVPPKYDFDPTEDPPLSGPFDISISSGPSGPSGPGYPNFDESAPGAFNSNDFANYPEVSYDRKKLEEDRKKDWREFAKDSTIIKNVGDWYVGLAPGASVRAHIQNIDLLPYGGRAPSPSEALRRDTQSKPKQRSYERRRR; encoded by the exons ATGAAACTACTGTTGGCCACCGGGGTGGCCCTGTTGAGTTTCTTGTCCGTCAAATCGGACCAATCGGACTTCAACCACATCAACTCGGATGGATCGTTCAGCTTTGG TTTGAAAAACTCCGAAACTGTCGGAGGTCACTACCACACGGCCAGTGGCAACCCGAAAACCATCGTTCGGGGCAGATTCGGAAGTCGTCAGCCGGACACGGGCCGCGTTGAGGAAACGGTCTACACGGCTGGTCCACGGGG CTTCCGCGCCCGTGGCCCCAAGATCCACCGCAAGCAGAACCTCTCGCAGGTCCCACGCGGTCCGATAGGCACCCCCGAGGACCCGCAGGCCGATCCGTACGACGATCCGAGCTACGACTTCCAGTTCAAGACGCGCAACTATCAACGCCGCGAGGGAGCGGATAGCAACGGTCGCGTGAACGGGCTCTACACCTACGTGGACGATGTTGGCGAGAAGCACTCGGTGCGCTACTCCGCCGGATCGGGAACCGGCTTCGAGGTGGCCAACCCCGTACCGGATGCACCCAACACGATAGCGTACGAGAGCCCGCTGTACAAGACGCACAAACAGGTCCGCGGCAAGGTGGCGTTCGAGAGTGGACCCAGCGGTTCCGGGCAGTACAA GTTACTGTCGGTAGGTCCGGATCAGCGGCGCTCGGAGACAACGGGTCCGGATGGAGTGACGCGAGGTTCTTACTCTTATCTAGATGACAAGGGAGTTCAACGAACTGTGCAGTATATTGCTGGAGCAGGCATTGGGTACAAAGTGGTTCAGAGCACGACCGGAGCCGGAAGTCATCTGTTGGCGCAACCTGCTACCAATTTTGGGATCGCACACGTCGAGCAGAGCGAGGTAGCTGATAATAACAACCCGAGCTACAATACGGCACCGTCAGGACCAGGGACGTTTCCTACATCGAGCGATCGACCGACGGCAGCAGGGTTTGATGGGGCACGACCATCGGGGTCGGGAGGTTCTTACGACGGATCGAGACCTACTGGAAGCGGATACGACGGTGCCAAACCAGATCGTGATGGATACGACAGTGGAAGACCAACGGGGCCATCATTTGACGATGATTTCGATCGTAAGAGACCATCTCCATCAGGAAGCAAGACCCCTCCCTCGAGCAGCACGGATCGTCCAGAATCTACGGAGAACAAAGTGCGATTTCCCGACGACGATTCCGAATATGGATCAAAGCCCGCAGATGACAGTATCATTGGGCTGGTCCCACCCAAGTACGACTTCGATCCTACCGAAGACCCACCCCTCTCGGGACCGTTCGATATCAGCATATCAAGTGGACCTTCCGGCCCGTCCGGACCAGGATATCCCAACTTTGACGAGTCCGCGCCCGGTGCTTTCAACTCCAACGATTTCGCCAACTACCCTGAGGTCTCCTACGACCGGAAGAAGCTGGAAGAGGACAGGAAAAAGGATTGGCGCGAGTTCGCCAAAGATTCAACGATCATCAAGAACGTCGGCGATTGGTACGTGGGACTGGCGCCGGGAGCCTCCGTACGGGCCCACATCCAGAACATCGACCTGCTGCCTTACGGAGGTCGTGCTCCCTCGCCCAGCGAAGCCCTTCGAAGAGATACCCAATCGAAACCAAAGCAACGATCGTACGAACGGAGGCGGAGATGA
- the LOC120429653 gene encoding alpha-amylase I-like, which produces MNLLAVLCITFAISQAQIIPKELDTNHVKSLHPNFLGNLLEGLKNIWKNPSSSTRNQPYFIPGRTGIVHLFEWKFEDIALECERVLGPAGYGGVQVSPVNEYLVAETRSWWERYQPISFKINSRSGDEQQFSDMIKRCLRVGVRVYVDVVVNHMAAPGATSPLRGTAGSACDPLAREYPAVPFNRSHFHADCMITNYNNATNVRDCALVSLPDLDQSIPHVRKVIVEFLNHLIGLGVAGFRMDACKHMWPQDLEAIYNELDSLNPLFLFPPFAKPFIYQEVIDLGGEGVSVNEYTGLGVVTEFKWCLLIGEIFGGQKEASALQTLTKGGSSGTLMPSAQALVFVDNHDNQRGHGAGGDTILTYKRKSQYVQAVAFTLATDYGIPRIMSSYNFTNSDQGPPADSLQTIDSPGFESDGSCSNGWICEHRWPEIKRMIQFRKYVQETTLDHVQASDVMFAFCRGTRGFIAFNNSPNPVTRTFHTCLHRGQYCDIISGEVSTQRICTGLVINVDAKGDATITLPPNSVVAIYRRSKL; this is translated from the exons ATGAACCTGTTAGCAGTTCTTTGCATCACATTCGCCATCTCTCAGGCTCAAATTATTCCAAAAGAGCTTGATACCAACCATGTGAAATCATTGCACCCAAACTTTCTAGGGAATCTTCTAGAAGGACTCAAAAATATCTGGAAGAATCCGTCTTCGAGCACCAGGAACCAACCGTACTTCATCCCCGGCCGAACCGGTATCGTACATCTGTTTGAatggaaatttgaagacattgcGTTGGAATGTGAACGAGTTCTGGGACCGGCCGGATATGGTGGCGTTCAGGTTTCCCCGGTCAATGAGTATTTGGTTGCGGAAACCCGATCCTGGTGGGAGCGATACCAGCCGATTTCGTTCAAGATCAACTCACGTTCCGGAGATGAACAACAGTTTTCGGACATGATCAAGCGATGTCTGCGGGTCGGGGTGCGAGTGTATGTGGACGTGGTGGTCAACCACATGGCGGCTCCCGGAGCAACGTCACCGCTTCGGGGAACGGCCGGGTCGGCTTGTGACCCGTTGGCAAGAGAGTACCCGGCGGTTCCGTTCAATAGGAGTCACTTTCACGCGGATTGCATGATCACGAACTATAATAACGCCACAAATGTGAGGGACTGTGCACTGGTTTCGCTTCCTGATCTGGATCAATCGATTCCGCACGTTAGAAAGGTGATcgtagaatttttgaatcacctGATTGGCCTTGGAGTGGCCGGATTCCGTATGGACGCTTGCAAGCACATGTGGCCACAAGATCTGGAAGCAATTTATAACGAATTGGATTCACTCAATCCGTTGTTCTTGTTCCCGCCATTTGCCAAACCGTTCATCTACCAAGAAGTCATCGATCTTGGAGGTGAAGGAGTCTCTGT CAATGAATACACTGGCTTGGGAGTCGTCACCGAGTTCAAATGGTGTCTCCTTATTGGAGAAATATTTGGTGGGCAGAAAGAAGCAAGCGCTTTGCAGACATTGACAAAGGGTGGATCTTCAGGAACTTTGATGCCGTCTGCTCAGGCACTGGTGTTTGTAGACAACCACGACAATCAACGCGGTCATGGAGCAGGAGGGGATACCATTCTTACATACAAGAGGAAATCTCAGTACGTCCAAGCGGTGGCTTTCACCCTGGCTACGGATTACGGAATTCCAAGGATTATGAGCTCGTACAATTTTACCAACTCTGATCAGGGACCTCCAGCAGACTCGCTGCAGACTATTGATTCTCCAGGTTTCGAGTCAGACGGTTCTTGCTCAAACGGGTGGATTTGCGAGCATCGTTGGCCAGAGATCAAAAGAATGATTCAGTTTAGAAAATATGTTCAAGAAACTACGCTGGATCACGTTCAAGCTAGTGATGTAATGTTTGCATTCTGCCGTGGAACTAGAGGATTTATAGCGTTCAACAACTCTCCAAACCCGGTGACCCGAACCTTTCACACGTGTTTGCATCGAGGACAGTACTGTGACATCATTTCCGGAGAGGTATCAACTCAAAGAATCTGCACTGGACTTGTCATCAATGTTGATGCTAAAGGAGACGCTACCATAACTCTACCTCCAAACTCTGTGGTAGCGATCTACAGAAGATCTAAACTCTAG
- the LOC120430318 gene encoding general odorant-binding protein 70, translating into MLTSKAHLLMTVSVVVLSSSFVVQAQMTKKRCMSQPNVSKKVDKVIHECQEEIKMDLIEDVIRAYKEDWHDRKKRESHEDDFQHPTIVSHEDKWIAGCLMQCVYRKNNAIDKNGWPTLDGLVNLYTDGVNEQGYFMATLRGVDRCLKGTSMKFKVRRNDVAEQFEQCGVAFDVFDCISDMITNYCSDQPHHEFN; encoded by the exons ATGCTGACGAGCAAAGCGCACCTGCTGATGACCGTTTCGGTTGTGGTCCTATCGTCGTCGTTTGTGGTGCAAGCGCAGATGACCAAA AAGCGCTGCATGAGCCAACCGAATGTCTCCAAAAAGGTGGACAAAGTCATACACGAGTGCCAGGAGGAGATCAAAATGGATCTTATTGAAG ATGTGATTCGAGCCTACAAGGAAGACTGGCATGACCGTAAGAAGCGGGAATCTCACGAGGACGACTTTCAACATCCAACGATTGTGTCGCACGAGGATAAGTGGATCGCTggg TGCCTAATGCAGTGCGTATACCGGAAGAACAACGCTATCGACAAGAACGGCTGGCCCACGTTGGACGGTCTGGTAAACCTGTACACGGACGGAGTGAACGAGCAGGGTTACTTTATGGCCACCCTGAGAGGCGTTGACCGCTGCTTAAAGGGAACATCGATGAAGTTCAAAGTGCGAAGGAACGATGTGGCGG AACAATTCGAGCAGTGCGGAGTCGCGTTCGACGTTTTCGACTGCATTTCGGACATGATTACGAATTACTGCAGTGACCAGCCGCATCACGAGTTCAACTGA